A section of the Pan paniscus chromosome 7, NHGRI_mPanPan1-v2.0_pri, whole genome shotgun sequence genome encodes:
- the FAM110B gene encoding protein FAM110B, whose product MPTETLQTGSMVKPVSPAGTFTSAVPLRILNKGPDYFRRQAEPNPKRLSAVERLEADKAKYVKSQEVINAKQEPVKPAVLAKPPVCPAAKRALGSPTLKVFGNHAKTESGVQRENLKLEILKNIINSSEGSSSGSGHKHSSRNWPPHRSEATDLHRHSFAESLKVYPTQGRSSPQEGGSHVGRRLLEQSAESFLHVSHSSSDIRKVTSVKPLKAIPCSSSAPPLPPKPKIAAIASMKSPEADPVEPACGVSRRPSLQRSKSDLSDRYFRVDADVERFFNYCGLDPEELENLGMENFARANSDIISLNFRSASMISSDCEQSQDSNSDLRNDDSANDRVPYGISAIERNARIIKWLYSIKQARESQKVSHV is encoded by the coding sequence ATGCCCACGGAGACCCTACAGACAGGTAGCATGGTGAAGCCGGTCAGCCCCGCGGGCACCTTCACCTCTGCTGTGCCCCTGCGCATCCTGAACAAGGGGCCAGACTACTTCCGCAGGCAGGCCGAGCCCAACCCCAAGAGGCTCAGCGCCGTGGAGAGGCTGGAGGCCGACAAGGCCAAGTACGTCAAGAGCCAGGAGGTGATCAACGCCAAGCAGGAGCCCGTGAAGCCCGCCGTGCTGGCCAAGCCCCCGGTGTGCCCGGCTGCCAAGCGCGCACTGGGCAGCCCCACGCTCAAAGTGTTCGGCAACCACGCCAAGACCGAGAGCGGCGTGCAGAGGGAGAACCTGAAGCTGGAGATCCTGAAGAACATCATCAATAGCTCCGAGGGCTCTAGCTCAGGCTCGGGGCACAAGCACAGCTCCCGCAACTGGCCGCCCCACCGGTCAGAAGCCACTGACCTGCACCGTCACTCCTTCGCGGAGTCCCTGAAGGTCTACCCCACGCAGGGCCGCAGCAGCCCGCAGGAGGGCGGCTCCCACGTGGGCAGGAGACTGCTGGAGCAGTCAGCCGAGTCCTTCCTCCACGTGTCCCACAGCTCTTCGGACATCCGCAAGGTGACCAGCGTGAAGCCCCTCAAGGCCATCCCCTGCAGTAGCTctgcccctcccctgcctcccaagCCCAAAATCGCAGCCATCGCCTCCATGAAGTCCCCCGAGGCCGACCCTGTGGAACCAGCTTGTGGAGTCAGCCGAAGACCCTCCCTCCAGCGGTCTAAGTCAGACTTGAGTGACAGATATTTCCGAGTGGACGCGGACGTGGAGAGGTTCTTCAACTACTGTGGACTGGACCCGGAAGAGCTGGAAAACCTGGGAATGGAAAACTTTGCAAGGGCTAATTCTGACATAATATCCCTCAACTTCCGCAGCGCAAGCATGATCAGCTCAGACTGTGAACAGTCTCAGGACAGTAACAGTGACCTTAGAAATGATGACAGTGCCAATGACCGCGTGCCGTATGGCATTTCTGCCATCGAAAGAAATGCTAGAATCATCAAGTGGTTATATAGCATCAAACAAGCTAGAGAGTCACAGAAGGTCTCCCACGTGTAA